The sequence below is a genomic window from Armatimonadota bacterium.
GGACAGGCGGAAGAGGTAGGATTCCTCCGACGTCCACTCCGTCGTGCGGCCCGTGTGGACCGGGCAGGTGCGGTCCGGACCGAGCTCCGTCTCCAGGTAGAACGACTCACAGGAGGCGCAGTACCAGCCCTCGTACCGCCCCGGGTAGATATCCCCCTGGTCGTAGAGCTTCTGGAACAGCAGGGCGGCCACGCGCTCGTGGCGGGGCTCCGTGGTCCGGATGAAGTCGTCGTACCTGATGTTCAGGACCTCCCACAGCCGTCGGAACTCGGCCGCGATGCGGTCGCACCAGGCCTGGGGCGTCACCCCGTGCTGCCGGGCGGCGCGCTCGATATTGATCCCGTGCTCATCGGTGCCGGTGAGGAAGAAGGTCTCGTAGCCGGCCAGGCGTTTAAACCGCGCGGCCACGTCGGCGGCAATGGTGGTGTAGGCGTGCCCGATGTGCGGCACATCGTTCACATAGTAGATGGGCGTCGTGATGTAGTAGGTCTTTCCGGCCACGGTCACCACCCCTCGAAAGACAATGCGCCCCTCGTCCGTGGGACGAGGGGCACCTCCTCGTGGTACCACCCAGTTTCGCGCCGTACGCCTCGACGGGTGCGGGGCGTCGCCGCCCGACACCCTGGCCCGTTCACGGGAACCGCCCGGCGGGTCCTACTCGACCCTGCTCTTTCGGACCCGCAGCTCCGGAGCCATGTTCGCCGCCGTCCTCCCGCCGGCTTCCACCGCACCCGGCTCGCTTCAGGACCGGACAGACGGGTACTCCCGCTCCGTCACCGCTTGTGCGACCCATTCTACTGGGGCAGAGGGGCAGCGTCAATGACAGGGCCGGGACGACGGACCGGCGGCCTCAGGGCGGCGGAGGGGGGTAGGACTCGACGATCTCGTACAGGTCCGCGGGGTCGACAGGTTCAGAAATGGGGACCGCGCTGTTCACCTGACCCCGTGCGGCGCTCCTGACCCAGGCATCGTAGGCCGCTGGGCTGTCCCAGGTGGCGATGACGACGTAGGGATCACCCGGCCTCAGAGGACGCAGGAGCTCACCGCTGCGCAGCCCCGCCACCTCCCTGGCCAGCGCCAGCACGCCGCGCGCCCGGAAGGTCTCCTCGAACTCGCGCTCCCGGCCCGCCGCCACCTGCAGTCTGATGATCGAACGGATCATCGCCCGCGCTCACAACAACCCGGCGGCGGTCAGCAGCTCCCGCAACCGGAGGCGGTGCTCCTCGCTCAGCGGCGGCGCGGGAGCCCGGACGGTGGGGTGGGCGATCCGGCCGAGCATCGCCATCGCCTCCTTGATGACCACGAAGAAGGGCGCGTCCAGCTGATACAGCGTCGCCAGCTCCAGGCGCTGGCGCATCACCGCGGCCGCCTCGGCCAGGCGGCCGGCCCGCCAGTGCTCGTAGATCGCCACGGGCGGGGCGGGAGCGACGTTGGCCACCGCGGGGATCGCGCCGTCACCGCCGCTCAGCAGCGTGTTCAACAGGTGGAACTCGTACCCGCAGAGCACGCTGAACTCGGGTTTGCGCGGCTTGATCCGCGCGATCACCTCGTGGATGTGGCTGATACTGTCGATCGTCTCTTTGATGCCGAGGACGTTGTCGTGGGCCGTCGCCAGACGGGCCACCAGCGGCGCCGGGATACTGCGGCCCACAACTGCGGGAAAGTTGTAGATCAGGACCGGGAGGGTCACCGCTTCTGCCACCGCCCCGATGTGCATCTCGATCGCCTGGTCGTTGGGCGTCCAGTAGTAGGGCGGGATGACGATCACGCCGTCGGCGCCGATCTCCTCGGCATACCGGGCCAGGGCCACGGCCTCCTCGGTCGCGGTGGACAGGCACCCGACCAGCACGGGAACCCGGCCGTCCGTGTGGCGGACGACCAGGGCGGTGAACGCCCGGCGTTCCTCCGCCGTGAGGTGCATGGCCTCCCCCGTGCTGCCCAGGGCGAAGACGCCGTGCACGCCGCCCGCGATGACGAAGTCGAGATGGGCCCGGTTGGCGTCCTCGTCGATGCGCCCCTGCTGATCAAACAGCGTGACCAGCGGCGGAATGATCCCTCCGAATCGACTCACCCGTCCTGCCTCCTTCATCTGGCGGAGATACTCCGCGACGTAGCGCCTGGCCGGTTCCTCGTACGCCAGGGGGACCAAGACGTCTCCCCAGATCCCGCTGGCCCCTCGAATCACCTCGGCGTACATCGGCACCTGGCGGCTGCGGACCAGGACCGGAATGCCGGCGTCAAGGAGGATGCGCTCGACCAGGGCCGCTTCGGACTCGCTGGCCGCCTGGAACACCCGCGCGTAGTCCCGCGGCCGCGGCAACCGACCGGCCATCAGCCCTTTCCTCGCATCCGGAGCATCAGCTCATAGGCCTGGCGTCTGCCGAGCCCGCAGGCCCGCCTCACCTCCTGGACCGCCCTGGTGGGCGGGACCCCCGCCTCCAGCAGGGCACGCATCCGCGCCGCCGGATCGTCCTCCCCTTCCGTCACCGCCTCCGTTGCTCCTGCCACGACGATCGTGAACTCTCCCTGCGGGGGGTGAGCGCGCAGGTGGTCCAGCGCCTCTGCCACCGTGCCCCGGAACACTTCCTCGAATTTCTTGGTGAGTTCACGGGCCAGCGCCACGCGCCGGTTCCCGAGGACCAGAGCGATGTCCTCCAGCGCCGCCGTCAGCCGGTGCGGGGCCTCGTAGAGCACCAGCGTCCAGGGCAGGGTGCGCACCGCCGCCAGAGCCCGACGCCGCTCGCCGGACCGGCGGGGCAGGAACCCCAGAAAGGTGAAGCGGTCGGTGGGCAGGGCCGAGACCGTCAGCGCCGCCAGCACGGCGCTCGCCCCCGGGACCGGGACGATGGTGAGTCCTGCGGAAGCCGCGGCGCGGATCAACCGGTAGCCCGGATCGGACAGGGCCGGCGTGCCGGCATCGGAGACCAGAGCCACATGCTCCCCCCGGCGCAGGCGCCGGACCAGTTCGGCGCTGCGCGCCTCCTCGTTGTGCTCGTGAAAGCTCACCGTAGGGGTCGTAATCCCGTAGTGTGTCAGGAGCCGGCGGGTGCGGCGGGTGTCCTCGCAGGCGATGAGATCGACCTCGGCCAGGACGCGCCGGGCGCGAAAGGTCAGATCTTCCAGATTTCCGATGGGCGTGGCGACGAGATACAGCGTTCCGGCGCTCATGGGGCGGCCAGACGCAGCGCGGCGCGGACGGCCTCCTCCGCCGTCTCCACCACGGTCAGCGGGGCCCGCTCGCCTCCGCGCTGCGCCTCCCAGGTGCGCAGTCCCACGACGGGCTTCCCGCAGCGCAGGGCATGGCCGATCTCGGACAGGGTGCCGTATCCGCCCCCGATGGCGATCAGGACATCGGCCGTCAGGACGATGACGACGTTGCGCATCTGCCCCATCCCGGTGGCGATGGCGACGTCGATGTAGGGATTGGCTTCGTCGCGCTGCGGGCCGGGCAGCACGCCGACCGTCAGGCCGCGGGCGCCCCGCGCGCCGCGGGCCGCGGCCTCCATCACCCCGCCCAGGCCTCCGCAGAGGAGGATGCAGCCGGCCTCGGCGATCCGCCGACCGACCTCCTCGGCCAGCGCCTCGTGCGCCGGATCGGAAAAGACGCTTTCACCAATGACGCCGATGACGCGGCGCACGTCGTCCTCCGGGAAGGATCGAAGCCGGGGCCTGGGGCGGCAGCGGGGCGTCCTGCGCCGGCGGAGGAGGCAGACGGTCTGCGGCCGGACGGAGCAGGCGCTGCAGGATGAGCACGGCGGCCGCCTTGTCCAACGGCTCGTTCAGGTTGCCGCACTTCGGCGACTGGATACACGACGGACACCCCGCTTCGCAGGGACAGCCTTCAATGGTCCGCAGGGCCGCCGCCATCACCTCGTCCAGGAGCGCGTAGCCCTTCTCCGTAATCCCCACCCCGCCGGGATGTCCTTCGTAGATGAAGATCGCCGGGGCGTCCATCTCCGGATAAACCGGGTAGGAGACGCCGCCCAGGTCCCAGCGGTCACACATCGCAAACAGCGGCAGTACGCCGATCGCTGCGTGCTCCACGGCATGGATGCCGCCGGCCAGATCCAGCTGGCGGCGGCGGAGCTCCTCTTCGATCCCGGCCGGAATGCCGAACCACAACGCCGTGGTTTGCAGCCGTTCCTCGGGCAGGTCGAGCGGTTCCTCGCCCAGGACCTCCTCCGAGAAGAGCCGCTTGCGGACAAACCCGGTGACCTGCGTGCGGACCTCGACGTCGCCGAAGCAGGCGACCGTCGGCCCCCACGGGCGCTGGCGCCGGACGGCGAGGATCTCCAGGTCGGTGTCGGACCGCGGCTGCGTGTAGTAGTCCCCCTCGGCCGGCACCACGGTCGCCGTGCGCGACGCCAGATCCAGCCGTCCGACCAGGTAGGGTTCTCCCTGGTGGAGGTAGACCGCACCCGGGTGCAGCTGCTCCAGGGCGCGCGCGCCGTCCACCGTGCCGATGAGGCGCCCGCCCGGCGCCTCGACCACGCGGAACGCCTCGCCGCCCGCGCTGCGGACCTCCACGTCGCCGGCGGGATAGCGCGCCCCGGCCCAGTACCAGCGGTCATGCCGGTTCCGCAGGTCGCCGTGTCCTTCCAGGAGGCGGGCCAGCTCCAGCATGCGCGGCCCAAAAAGCTCCGTATCCCGACTTCCCACCGGAAGTTCGGCGGCCGCACAGCGCAGGTGGCCGGCCAGGATGTACGGGTTCTCCGGATCGATCGCGGCCTGCTCCACCGTCCGCTCGAACAGATACTCCGGCGCGCGCATCAGGTACTGGTCGAGGGCGTCTTCCAGCGCGATGAGGACGACCAGGGCCTCATCCGTCCCCCGGCCGGCGCGGCCGGCCCGCTGCCAGGTGCTGGCGATGGTGCCGGGATAACCGACGAGCACGGCGGCGTCCAGCCCGCCGACGTCGATGCCCAGCTCCAGCGCGCTGGTCGAGATCACGCCCAGCAACTCGCCGTCGAACAGCCGTCGCTCGATGGCCCGGCGTTCCCGGGGGAGGTAGCCGGCGCGGTAGGGACTGATGCGGTCGGCCAGCTCCGGCGCCCGCTCCTCCAGGGCGGCGCGGGCGTAGCGGTACACGAGCTCGGTGATCTTCCGGGCCTGGGTAAAGGCGATGGTCCGCACTTCCCGGCGCACCAGTTCGGCGAACAGGGCGCTGCCTTCCACGTAGGCGCTGCGGCGGCGCGCCCGGGCCCGGTCGATGATCGGCGGATTCCACAGGACGAACCAGCGCGGCCCCGACGGCGAGCCGTCGTCGGCGATCACCCGGACGGGCAAACCCAGCAGCGTCGAGGCAAACTCCTCCGGGTTGCCGATGGTCGCTGACGTACAGACGAAGACCGGCGCGGCGCCGTGCATCCGGCAGATCCGCCGCAACCGACGGATGATGTTGGCGACGTGGCTGCCGAAAACGCCGCGGTAGACGTGGGCGTCGTCGATGACCACATAGCGCAGGCGGCGGAAGAAGGCCGCCCAGCGGAAGTGCTGGGGGAGGATGCCCACGTGCAGCATGTCGGGGTTGGTGAGGATGATCTGTGCCGTCTCCCGGAGCTCCCTCCGGCGGCGGATCGGGGTGTCGCCGTCGTAGGTGGCGAAGGGCACGCCCAGCTCCAGTTCCGCAAGGGCATCGGCCTGATCCTGGGCCAGAGCCTTGGTGGGGAAGACGTACAGCGCGCGGGCCTGGGGGTCGGCGAGCAGCGTCTCCAGCACCGGGACCGTGTAGCACAGCGTCTTCCCGCTGGCCGTACCCGTGACGACGACAGTGTGCTCACCGCTGCGCACGGCCCCGATCGCCTCGACCTGGTGCCGGTAGAACCGGCGGATGCCGCGGCGCTGGAGAGCCCGCCGCAGCGGTTCGGCGGGCGGCGGCGTGAGCACGGCGTAGCGCGCCGGGCGGGGCGGAATGAACTGCGTATGCACCATCTGTCCGGCGTACCCGGACTGGCGCTGGAGGTCGTCGAGGAAGGCGCGGACATCCATCGGGTCGCGGCGCTCCTGCCAGGAGTATTATGACCGCCGCCGCGCCGCCCTGCCAGCGCAGCCGCGACCGGA
It includes:
- a CDS encoding antibiotic biosynthesis monooxygenase family protein; translated protein: MIRSIIRLQVAAGREREFEETFRARGVLALAREVAGLRSGELLRPLRPGDPYVVIATWDSPAAYDAWVRSAARGQVNSAVPISEPVDPADLYEIVESYPPPPP
- a CDS encoding dihydrodipicolinate synthase family protein is translated as MAGRLPRPRDYARVFQAASESEAALVERILLDAGIPVLVRSRQVPMYAEVIRGASGIWGDVLVPLAYEEPARRYVAEYLRQMKEAGRVSRFGGIIPPLVTLFDQQGRIDEDANRAHLDFVIAGGVHGVFALGSTGEAMHLTAEERRAFTALVVRHTDGRVPVLVGCLSTATEEAVALARYAEEIGADGVIVIPPYYWTPNDQAIEMHIGAVAEAVTLPVLIYNFPAVVGRSIPAPLVARLATAHDNVLGIKETIDSISHIHEVIARIKPRKPEFSVLCGYEFHLLNTLLSGGDGAIPAVANVAPAPPVAIYEHWRAGRLAEAAAVMRQRLELATLYQLDAPFFVVIKEAMAMLGRIAHPTVRAPAPPLSEEHRLRLRELLTAAGLL
- the rsmI gene encoding 16S rRNA (cytidine(1402)-2'-O)-methyltransferase, translated to MSAGTLYLVATPIGNLEDLTFRARRVLAEVDLIACEDTRRTRRLLTHYGITTPTVSFHEHNEEARSAELVRRLRRGEHVALVSDAGTPALSDPGYRLIRAAASAGLTIVPVPGASAVLAALTVSALPTDRFTFLGFLPRRSGERRRALAAVRTLPWTLVLYEAPHRLTAALEDIALVLGNRRVALARELTKKFEEVFRGTVAEALDHLRAHPPQGEFTIVVAGATEAVTEGEDDPAARMRALLEAGVPPTRAVQEVRRACGLGRRQAYELMLRMRGKG
- a CDS encoding TIGR00725 family protein, with the translated sequence MRRVIGVIGESVFSDPAHEALAEEVGRRIAEAGCILLCGGLGGVMEAAARGARGARGLTVGVLPGPQRDEANPYIDVAIATGMGQMRNVVIVLTADVLIAIGGGYGTLSEIGHALRCGKPVVGLRTWEAQRGGERAPLTVVETAEEAVRAALRLAAP
- a CDS encoding DEAD/DEAH box helicase, with translation MDVRAFLDDLQRQSGYAGQMVHTQFIPPRPARYAVLTPPPAEPLRRALQRRGIRRFYRHQVEAIGAVRSGEHTVVVTGTASGKTLCYTVPVLETLLADPQARALYVFPTKALAQDQADALAELELGVPFATYDGDTPIRRRRELRETAQIILTNPDMLHVGILPQHFRWAAFFRRLRYVVIDDAHVYRGVFGSHVANIIRRLRRICRMHGAAPVFVCTSATIGNPEEFASTLLGLPVRVIADDGSPSGPRWFVLWNPPIIDRARARRRSAYVEGSALFAELVRREVRTIAFTQARKITELVYRYARAALEERAPELADRISPYRAGYLPRERRAIERRLFDGELLGVISTSALELGIDVGGLDAAVLVGYPGTIASTWQRAGRAGRGTDEALVVLIALEDALDQYLMRAPEYLFERTVEQAAIDPENPYILAGHLRCAAAELPVGSRDTELFGPRMLELARLLEGHGDLRNRHDRWYWAGARYPAGDVEVRSAGGEAFRVVEAPGGRLIGTVDGARALEQLHPGAVYLHQGEPYLVGRLDLASRTATVVPAEGDYYTQPRSDTDLEILAVRRQRPWGPTVACFGDVEVRTQVTGFVRKRLFSEEVLGEEPLDLPEERLQTTALWFGIPAGIEEELRRRQLDLAGGIHAVEHAAIGVLPLFAMCDRWDLGGVSYPVYPEMDAPAIFIYEGHPGGVGITEKGYALLDEVMAAALRTIEGCPCEAGCPSCIQSPKCGNLNEPLDKAAAVLILQRLLRPAADRLPPPPAQDAPLPPQAPASILPGGRRAPRHRRHW